In one window of Acetonema longum DSM 6540 DNA:
- a CDS encoding CTP synthase produces the protein MAKYIFVTGGVVSSLGKGITAASLGRLLKSRGLKVTIQKFDPYINIDPGTMSPYQHGEVFVTEDGAETDLDLGHYERFIDINLSKSSNVTAGKVYLSVINKERKGDYLGSTVQVIPHITNEIKERIYRVAKEDNADVVITEIGGTVGDIESLPFLEAIRQVKKEVGRNDVLYLHVTLVPYISAAGELKTKPTQHSVKELRSIGIHPDIIVCRTEHEISPEMRDKLALFCDIDADAVIQNKNASSIYQVPLMLADEGLDTIVMEKLQLQAGQVDMDEWGKMVNRILNPSQSVVIAIVGKYVALHDAYLSVSESLRHAGIANDAAIDIKWINAEEIEDPAVDMDAVFRGVHGVLVPGGFGDRGIEGKIKAIQYARENEVPFFGLCLGMQCAVIEFARHCCGMEGAHSSEFNSDTPYPVIDLMPDQMAVVDKGGTMRLGVYPCKVMENTLTFAAYQDEIIYERHRHRFEFNNAFRQQLTDAGLVIGGTLPNGRLVEIIEIPDHPWFVGTQFHPEFKSRPTHSHPLFRDFIKAALKKKG, from the coding sequence ATGGCTAAATACATCTTTGTTACCGGGGGGGTTGTATCGTCCTTAGGCAAGGGCATCACCGCGGCATCATTGGGACGGCTTTTGAAAAGCCGGGGCCTGAAGGTTACGATTCAGAAATTTGACCCTTATATTAATATCGACCCAGGGACCATGAGTCCTTATCAGCACGGTGAAGTGTTTGTCACTGAGGATGGCGCTGAAACCGACCTGGACTTAGGGCATTACGAGCGGTTTATTGATATCAATCTGAGCAAAAGTTCCAACGTAACGGCCGGCAAGGTGTATTTATCGGTCATCAACAAGGAGCGTAAAGGAGACTATTTAGGCAGTACAGTACAGGTCATTCCTCATATCACCAATGAGATTAAAGAGCGGATTTACCGGGTGGCCAAAGAGGATAACGCCGATGTGGTCATTACCGAAATCGGCGGTACAGTGGGCGATATTGAAAGCCTGCCGTTTCTGGAGGCCATCCGCCAGGTTAAAAAGGAAGTTGGACGCAACGATGTCCTGTATCTGCATGTGACACTGGTCCCCTATATATCGGCTGCCGGCGAGCTGAAAACCAAACCGACTCAGCACAGTGTCAAAGAACTGCGCAGTATCGGCATTCATCCGGATATCATTGTCTGCCGCACCGAACATGAAATTTCCCCGGAAATGAGAGATAAGCTGGCGTTGTTTTGCGATATCGACGCCGACGCTGTGATCCAGAACAAGAATGCTTCCAGTATTTATCAGGTTCCGTTGATGCTGGCGGATGAAGGTCTGGACACGATTGTCATGGAAAAATTGCAACTTCAGGCCGGTCAGGTTGACATGGACGAATGGGGAAAGATGGTTAATCGAATTCTTAATCCTTCCCAATCCGTGGTGATTGCCATTGTCGGGAAGTATGTGGCCCTCCATGACGCCTATCTGAGTGTCTCGGAATCTCTCCGCCACGCCGGCATTGCCAATGACGCAGCCATTGACATCAAATGGATTAACGCCGAAGAAATTGAAGATCCGGCTGTAGATATGGATGCAGTATTTCGCGGCGTCCACGGCGTCTTGGTTCCCGGAGGCTTCGGTGACCGGGGCATTGAAGGCAAGATTAAAGCCATTCAGTATGCCCGGGAAAATGAAGTTCCCTTTTTTGGCCTGTGTCTGGGCATGCAGTGCGCGGTTATCGAATTTGCCCGGCACTGTTGTGGCATGGAAGGAGCTCATTCCAGCGAATTTAACTCGGATACCCCTTACCCGGTTATTGATCTGATGCCGGACCAAATGGCTGTGGTGGACAAGGGCGGCACCATGCGCCTGGGAGTGTACCCCTGCAAAGTCATGGAGAATACCCTGACCTTTGCTGCTTATCAGGACGAAATTATTTATGAACGCCACCGGCATCGTTTTGAATTTAATAATGCCTTTCGGCAGCAGCTTACCGATGCCGGCCTGGTGATCGGCGGCACGCTCCCTAACGGGCGGCTGGTTGAAATCATCGAGATTCCGGATCATCCCTGGTTTGTCGGCACCCAATTCCATCCGGAATTCAAATCCCGGCCCACCCATTCGCATCCGTTATTCCGGGATTTCATCAAAGCGGCACTGAAGAAAAAAGGCTGA
- a CDS encoding DUF1934 domain-containing protein: MNTVTIRVKGTQRDGTGEENAIELVTVGHSQVKNGVYYITYQEHVSGMEGSTTLLKIYSEPASLCLVRMGAFEQKQEFIPGEKTYCTYVTPYGSMKMAVATRLLRISRESTQTTEVEVQYDLEINGHWQSANSLLISVGDC, encoded by the coding sequence ATGAATACGGTTACGATCCGGGTGAAGGGGACCCAGCGGGACGGAACAGGTGAAGAAAACGCCATCGAATTGGTTACCGTCGGGCATAGCCAGGTTAAAAACGGTGTTTACTATATTACATATCAGGAGCATGTTTCCGGTATGGAAGGGTCTACTACATTGCTTAAGATTTATTCGGAGCCGGCATCCTTGTGCCTGGTCCGAATGGGCGCATTTGAGCAAAAACAGGAATTCATTCCCGGCGAAAAGACCTATTGCACCTATGTCACACCTTATGGCAGCATGAAAATGGCTGTGGCCACTCGCCTGTTGCGTATATCCCGCGAGTCAACACAGACCACCGAAGTTGAAGTGCAGTATGATCTGGAGATTAACGGGCACTGGCAAAGTGCCAACAGCCTATTAATCAGCGTGGGGGACTGTTGA
- the rpoE gene encoding DNA-directed RNA polymerase subunit delta, whose amino-acid sequence MEKNKKNISDADLAYAVLRQAGSAMYFRDLIGKVLEQKGTTAVSRSYAMAEVHTQINLDSRFVHMGKGTWGLTDWVPQRGTSRISDEGTGGGSDSNLRREKLLAEIQQDYTEPAIHERDDSDDNS is encoded by the coding sequence ATGGAAAAAAACAAAAAAAACATTTCGGATGCGGACTTGGCGTATGCTGTTTTGCGGCAGGCCGGTAGCGCTATGTACTTTCGCGATTTAATCGGTAAAGTTTTGGAACAAAAAGGGACTACAGCCGTTTCCCGTTCCTATGCCATGGCCGAAGTGCACACTCAGATTAATCTGGACAGCCGGTTTGTACACATGGGCAAAGGCACCTGGGGCTTAACCGATTGGGTGCCTCAGCGGGGAACCTCCCGCATTAGCGACGAAGGAACCGGCGGCGGCAGCGACAGCAACCTGCGCCGGGAAAAACTGCTGGCCGAGATTCAGCAGGATTATACCGAACCAGCCATTCACGAGCGTGACGACAGCGACGACAATTCTTGA
- the argS gene encoding arginine--tRNA ligase, translating to MDIKERLQQSIENAARQAVQDGAVALSEIPPVILEVPPQKDFGDFATNFAMQAARPARTNPRAVAQAIVDRLNEPWLDKAVIAGPGFINFYLKSDWLYNMLAGILAEGEQYGQVVLADKASRIQVEFVSANPTGPLHVGHGRGAAVGSALANLLRAAGYDVATEFYINDAGNQIDNLAASVNARYLELLGQSVDFPEDGYHGRDIIDTAQRIIDREGSRYLLIPVAERLAVFKELALNEKLAGLQEDLEAFGVSFDVWFSERTLHKGAIQETCQVLRQNGYMYETDGALWLKSSAYGDDKDRVVIRDNGVPTYLAADIAYHRNKLERGFDTIINIWGADHHGYIARVKAAIGALGYNPEQLEVLILQMVSLYQNGELVKMSKRTGQGVTLSELIEEVGRDAARFFFIMRSIDSQLDFDLDLAKSRSNENPVYYIQYAHARIASIFRQAAEAGLPVDDRCPTEYLKTLISEFETDLIKKIGEYPAEITAAARERAPHRIARYAHELAGLFHTFYNQCRVIGVEPELQTARLALVKAVQNTLRHALRVLGVAAPDKM from the coding sequence ATGGATATCAAGGAACGTTTACAACAGAGCATTGAGAACGCCGCGCGGCAGGCGGTTCAGGACGGGGCGGTTGCTTTAAGCGAAATACCGCCGGTGATCCTGGAAGTCCCGCCTCAGAAGGATTTCGGCGATTTTGCCACCAATTTCGCCATGCAGGCGGCCCGTCCGGCCCGGACCAACCCTCGGGCAGTGGCCCAGGCAATCGTCGACAGGTTAAATGAGCCATGGCTTGATAAGGCGGTTATAGCCGGACCGGGGTTTATTAACTTTTATCTGAAATCCGACTGGCTGTATAACATGCTGGCCGGCATTCTGGCTGAGGGAGAACAGTACGGGCAAGTGGTTTTGGCTGACAAAGCCTCCCGGATTCAGGTGGAATTTGTCAGCGCCAATCCGACTGGCCCGTTGCATGTGGGTCACGGGCGGGGGGCGGCGGTGGGCAGCGCTCTGGCTAATTTGCTGCGGGCTGCCGGTTATGACGTTGCTACTGAGTTCTATATTAACGACGCCGGCAATCAAATTGACAATCTGGCGGCCTCAGTCAATGCCCGTTATCTGGAACTCTTAGGTCAGTCAGTAGACTTTCCGGAGGATGGCTATCACGGACGGGATATCATCGACACCGCCCAGCGGATTATCGACCGGGAAGGGTCACGGTACCTGCTGATCCCGGTGGCTGAACGGCTGGCCGTATTCAAGGAATTGGCCCTGAACGAGAAGTTAGCAGGCTTGCAGGAGGATCTGGAGGCCTTCGGCGTTAGTTTCGATGTCTGGTTTTCCGAGCGGACCCTGCATAAGGGAGCGATTCAGGAGACCTGCCAGGTATTGCGGCAAAATGGCTATATGTATGAAACGGATGGCGCCCTGTGGCTAAAATCTTCCGCCTATGGAGACGATAAGGACAGAGTTGTCATCCGGGACAACGGCGTTCCCACCTATCTGGCCGCCGACATCGCCTATCACCGCAACAAACTGGAACGGGGCTTTGACACTATCATCAATATCTGGGGCGCTGACCACCATGGCTACATTGCCAGGGTAAAGGCCGCCATCGGTGCTTTAGGCTATAACCCGGAACAACTGGAAGTGCTGATCCTGCAGATGGTCAGCTTGTATCAAAATGGTGAATTGGTAAAAATGTCTAAACGAACCGGCCAGGGGGTTACTCTATCCGAATTGATTGAGGAAGTAGGCCGGGATGCGGCGCGATTCTTCTTCATTATGCGTTCCATTGACAGTCAGCTGGATTTTGACCTGGATTTGGCTAAATCCAGGTCAAATGAAAATCCGGTGTATTATATTCAGTATGCTCACGCCCGCATCGCCAGTATCTTCCGGCAGGCGGCGGAAGCCGGCCTGCCTGTGGATGACCGCTGCCCGACTGAGTATCTGAAAACTTTGATCAGTGAATTTGAGACCGACCTGATCAAAAAAATCGGGGAATATCCGGCCGAAATCACCGCTGCGGCCCGGGAGAGGGCTCCCCACCGCATAGCGCGGTATGCCCATGAACTGGCCGGTTTGTTTCACACTTTTTATAACCAGTGCCGCGTGATTGGGGTGGAGCCCGAATTGCAAACAGCTCGCCTGGCCTTGGTCAAAGCGGTCCAAAATACCCTGCGTCACGCCTTAAGGGTATTGGGCGTGGCAGCTCCGGACAAAATGTAA